The following nucleotide sequence is from Mucilaginibacter sp. cycad4.
CTGATGCCGGTTAAAAAGTGATTGTAGAGTGAACCAAGATAGGAGGTTACCTGTAGTTTATTGGCATCGCTCATTTTAGTGAGGAACAACGGTTCAACAGCACTTTTAAAGGTCCCAACTTTAATGATCTGTGCTTCAATGCCCAATTTATCCAACGCACCTTTCAGGAAAGTGGTTTGAGAGCTAAAGCCATGGAATTCAAAAATACCTTTGGGGTTAATATAAACTTTATCGGCAACCGATGCCAGGTAATAAAAGCCCTGGGTATATACTTCGGCGTAGGCTACAACAAATTTACCTGATTTTTTAAAGTCGATAAGTGCGTTGCGGATCTCTTCGGTAGTGGCCTGGCCGGCAGTCATATAACTTTCATCAAGGTATATGCCTTTAATATTATCATCGGTTTTGGCTTTTTTAATATCGGCCAGGATGTCATTTAAGCCGATTGATTTATCTTCATTTAATCCTAAAAAATCCAGACCGGCAAGGGGATTGTTAGGTGTACGCTCAGTTATCTGATTTTTAAGCGACATGTATAAAATAGAGTTTGGGCTAACATCTACAGTTTTATCACTGCCGGCCGATGCAATAAGGCCGATAACAAGAACCGCTCCTACAACACCTATAATTACACCCGAAATAATTACCCCTAAAATAGTGGCCAGAACGAATTTGAAGAATTGTTTCATTAATGTTATAAATCTTTTTAACTATGCAAACTTAGTAATAAGGCGCCGTATAATGCTAAGAGCGGTTTCCATTATATTTGTTACAACATGATTGATGTTTTTTTATTACTTGGGAGCAACCTCGGTACCCGCGAATTGTTTCTGCAGCAGGCTATTGAGTCTATTTCGGCTCAAATTGCTCCGGTTAAATTGATATCGTCGGTTTATGAAACCCAGTCGTGGGGTAAAACTGATGAACCCGACTATTTAAACCAGGTGCTGATGCTCCAAACTGATCTTTCGGCGCAGGATGTGTTGGAAAAAATATTGGGTATCGAACTGCAGATGGGACGTAAGCGGGAGG
It contains:
- the folK gene encoding 2-amino-4-hydroxy-6-hydroxymethyldihydropteridine diphosphokinase, yielding MIDVFLLLGSNLGTRELFLQQAIESISAQIAPVKLISSVYETQSWGKTDEPDYLNQVLMLQTDLSAQDVLEKILGIELQMGRKREVKWGSRIIDIDILFYGDEVIHDFNLVVPHPELYKRSFTLIPLAEIAPDLIHPVFKKNILQLKDELKDNLIVKKHIFE